In the genome of Neovison vison isolate M4711 chromosome 3, ASM_NN_V1, whole genome shotgun sequence, one region contains:
- the MTERF4 gene encoding transcription termination factor 4, mitochondrial, with the protein MAALGRQVFDWHRLVPLTWAHVARQTHRGEQKRTCPCLLYKLTTASNGGGLEKLSHVETRTYMQEPACRMRFTRYSLEKRRTPVPPGFVEREKVISSLLDMGFSDVHINGLLHLWPSTHTQQLLDIISELILLGLNPEPVYMALKQSPQLLKLPILHMKKRSGYLRKLGLGEGKLKTVLLCCPEIFTMHQRDIDSIVGVLKEKCLFTVQQVTKILHRCPYVLREDPGELEYKFQYAYFRMGVKHSDMVRTDFLQYSITKIKQRHVFLERLGRYQTPDKKGQTQIPNPLLKNILRVSEAEFLARTACSSAEEFEVFKKLFAREEEEGSKSHMLYSKSLSLDEDEEEDEDEEEEEVEE; encoded by the exons ATGGCGGCGCTCGGCCGGCAG GTCTTCGACTGGCACCGCCTGGTCCCCCTCACCTGGGCCCATGTTGCTAGGCAGACCCATCGAGGAGAACAGAAAAGGACGTGTCCATGTTTATTGTATAAACTGACCACAGCCTCCAATGGAGGGGGCCTTGAGAAGTTATCCCATGTGGAAACCAGAACGTACATGCAGGAACCGGCGTGCAGGATGCGTTTCACTCGGTACTCCCTTGAGAAGCGGAGGACTCCCGTGCCTCCAGGATTTGTGGAGCGAGAGAAGGTCATCAGTTCCCTCCTGGACATGGGTTTCAGTGACGTCCACATTAACGGATTGCTCCATCTGTGGCCAAGTACACACACTCAACAGTTGCTGGACATCATTTCAGAATTAATACTCTTGGGTTTGAACCCAGAGCCTGTGTACATGGCCTTGAAGCAAAGTCCTCAGTTGTTGAAACTGCCAATACTGCACATGAAGAAGCGCTCCGGCTATCTGCGAAAGCTTGGTCTTGGAGAAG GGAAACTAAAGACGGTGCTTCTCTGTTGCCCTGAAATCTTCACCATGCATCAGAGGGACATTGACAGCATTGTTGGTGTTCTCaaggagaaatgtcttttcacgGTACAACAAGTGACCAAGATTTTACACAGATGCCCCTATGTTCTTCGGGAGGACCCCGGTGAACTGGAATACAAATTCCAG TATGCCTATTTTAGGATGGGGGTTAAACACTCAGACATGGTGCGGACCGACTTCCTGCAATACTCCATAACCAAGATCAAGCAGAGACACGTGTTCCTCGAGCGCCTAGGACGGTACCAAACCCCTGATAAGAAGGGTCAGACACAGATTCCCAATCCTCTTCTTAAGAACATTCTCAGAGTCTCAGAAGCTGAGTTTCTGGCCAGGACAGCCTGTTCCTCCGCTGAGGAGTTTGAAGTTTTTAAGAAGCTCTTTGCtcgggaggaggaagaggggtctAAGAGCCACATGCTTTACAGCAAAAGCTTAAGTCTggatgaggatgaggaggaggatgaggacgaggaagaggaggaggtcgAAGAGTGA